The DNA segment TAACTCATATTCGCCTGCAATTTCAGCTGGGGTCATTTTGCGGGTGCAAGGAATGGTACCGTAGAAATAATCGCCGTGTGTTGTCCCGAGTGCGAGTAAATCTTCGCCTGCTTGTGCCCAAGCGGTTGCGTGACGTGAGTGAGTATGCACAATTCCACCGATATTAGGGAATTGACGATAAAGTTCTAAGTGTGTTGGCGTATCTGATGATGGTTTTAGTTTGCCTTCTACCACTTTACCAGTGAATAAATCTACTACTACCATATCATCAGCAGTCATTTCATCATATTCCACACCAGATGGTTTGATTACCACTAAGTTTTTCTCACGATCGATTTCACTCACGTTTCCCCAAGTGAATGTTACTAATT comes from the Pasteurella atlantica genome and includes:
- the araD gene encoding L-ribulose-5-phosphate 4-epimerase encodes the protein MLEALKEKVLKANLELPKHKLVTFTWGNVSEIDREKNLVVIKPSGVEYDEMTADDMVVVDLFTGKVVEGKLKPSSDTPTHLELYRQFPNIGGIVHTHSRHATAWAQAGEDLLALGTTHGDYFYGTIPCTRKMTPAEIAGEYELETGKVIVETFQKRHIQAGQVPAVIVHSHGPFVWGKDANDAVHNSVVLEELAYMNFVTSQIRPNIQSMQQELLDKHYLRKHGANAYYGQ